In Mastacembelus armatus chromosome 4, fMasArm1.2, whole genome shotgun sequence, the following are encoded in one genomic region:
- the LOC113129433 gene encoding cyclin-dependent kinase-like 5 isoform X1 — translation MKIPDIGDVMNKFEVLGIVGEGAYGVVLKCRHKDTNEIVAIKKFKDSEENEEVKETTLRELKMLRTLKQENIVELKEAFRRRGKLYLVFEYVEKNMLELLEELPNGVPSEKARSYIYQLIKAIHWCHKHDIVHRDIKPENLLISSDDVLKLCDFGFARNLSEGTDANYTEYVATRWYRSPELLLGAPYGKAVDMWSVGCILGELSDGQPLFPGESEIDQLFTIQKVLGPLPPEQMKLFYNNPRFHGLRFPAVNHPQTLERRYLGIISGGLLDLLKNLLLLNPTERFLTEQSLNHHAFQPLRLVERSGPPTPTPARSSKRKPHHGDNTTPSRSHGGKSSGGHRSSSRECSSLPRHEDLHPSNDSFLNGNMSAAINLSPTLHPKNYQPQIFNHSTACSMDLASSNLPHLLSPSEAKSKGDFDMNLGSKMSDGPGAKYLKSNFRSQQNRHSFVEGKTNTLQSGEKHIRHSYMESHSSTPSSSKFSYLNLSKSYGTLSDAKSVGNLNDVHLYADEPTSRYFPSSCLDLTAPSSPAARRVDRLGPGTTGRGSMRSDRESNTLDSSYRRSSTRHKASEEAKSPDALEPGDSGVERSHTHSLSAPHDPLTYGQGYTSPFSSQQRPHRHSMYVRRDHQRTHGADEGLVVGQGMPTRASSLQLLSPQLQHRTLPHHSGGSSREEDMSRSEQAPTEVNHSRPPIRDSTRDNTASFHTQRQKSEVGLYHDQQTEDGGSSKENRNIYSESMPRRVGSFYRVPSPRPDNSFHDSRGQSRGSGLTGEGTSLTNHSKRQPAFDPWTGPDTVVLNPSEPSKEKEKQGFFRAIKKKKKKSQMIQVPDGRPPVIKKCLFPLFSPKNSIKHSSSVRFLPVVPSTMIPTEGVDTVIQKSSRSVGHQSSRHRSRDKSRERDQDRERDRDKDWPPDKLSDSHSPSQPLKSLRKLLHLSSSSSNQTAPSDMRYQPLPNPASAQGGFTESRGHSGVSTPQLKSRQAAYPLPGQLESGWHSSALGRSEGNPYPEQMSIKGGQNGHGFGRPSRMQSSKKLSFLTGIPCMH, via the exons ATGAAGATCCCTGACATCGGTGATGTAATGAATAAATTTGAAGTCCTTGGGATTGTGGGTGAAG GTGCCTATGGTGTAGTTTTGAAGTGCAGACACAAG GATACAAATGAAATTGTGGCCATTAAGAAATTCAAGGACAGTGAAG AAAATGAGGAGGTTAAAGAAACAACGCTACGGGAGCTTAAGATGCTCCGCACTCTCAAGCAGGAGAATATTGTTGAGTTGAAAGAAGCCTTCCGCAGAAGAGGAAAGCTGTATCTTGTTTTTGAGTATGTGGAGAAG AACATGCTTGAGCTGCTTGAGGAGTTACCCAACGGTGTGCCATCTGAGAAAGCACGCAGCTACATCTACCAATTAATCAAAGCTATCCACTGGTGCCATAAACATGACATTGTTCACCGAG ACATAAAGCCAGAAAACCTTCTCATCAGCTCTGATGATGTCCTCAAGTTGTGTGACTTTG GCTTTGCACGTAATCTCTCTGAAGGGACTGATGCCAATTACACAGAGTATGTGGCCACTAGATGGTACCGCTCTCCAGAGCTCCTGCTCGG GGCTCCTTATGGGAAGGCAGTGGACATGTGGTCGGTGGGCTGCATATTAGGAGAGCTGAGTGACGGACAGCCTCTTTTTCCAGGAGAGAGTGAGATTGACCAGCTTTTCACCATCCAGAAAGTGTTGGGACCCTTGCCACCAGAACAGATGAAGTTGTTCTATAACAACCCTCGCTTTCATGGGCTGCGG TTCCCTGCTGTAAACCACCCCCAAACCTTGGAGCGAAGATACCTGGGAATTATCAGCGGAGGCCTGCTGGACCTGCTTAAG AACCTGCTATTGCTAAATCCGACAGAGCGCTTCCTCACAGAGCAGAGCCTGAACCACCACGCCTTCCAGCCCCTGCGGCTGGTGGAGCGATCAGGCCCACCCACACCTACACCTGCACGCTCCTCCAAGAGAAAACCTCACCATGGAGACAACACCACCCCTAGCAG AAGCCATGGGGGAAAGAGCTCAGGAGGTCACCGCTCCAGCAGCAGAGAGTGCTCCAGTCTGCCTCGGCACGAAGACCTCCACCCCAGCAATGACAGCTTTCTCAACGGCAACATGTCTGCAGCAATCAACCTCAGCCCCACTCTCCATCCCAAGAACTACCAGCCACAGATCTTCAACCACTCCACCGCTTGCAGCATGGACCTGGCCAGCAGCAACCTGCCTCACCTGCTCAGCCCCAGTGAGGCCAAGAGCAAAGGTGACTTTGAcatgaacctgggatcaaagATGTCTGACGGTCCCGGAGCCAAGTACCTCAAATCCAATTTCCGATCACAGCAGAACCGCCACTCTTTTGTGGAGGGGAAGACTAACACACTTCAATCAGGGGAGAAACACATTCGACACAGCTACATGGAATCCCACAGCTCCACGCCCTCGTCCTCTAAGTTCTCCTACTTGAACTTATCCAAGAGCTATGGCACGCTTAGTGATGCCAAGTCAGTGGGCAACTTGAATGATGTGCATCTTTATGCTGATGAGCCTACTTCTCGCTATTTTCCCTCAAGCTGCCTCGACCTCACAGCCCCAAGCAGCCCAGCAGCACGACGAGTGGACAGACTGGGACCTGGCACAACTGGCAGGGGAAGTATGCGCTCGGACAGAGAGAGCAACACTCTGGACTCCTCCTACAGGCGGTCCTCCACCCGTCACAAGGCCTCAGAGGAGGCCAAGTCACCAGATGCTCTGGAACCTGGGGATAGTGGAGTAGAAAGGAGCCACACTCACTCTCTGTCAGCCCCACACGATCCTCTCACTTATGGTCAGGGATACACCAGCCCCTTCTCCTCCCAGCAGCGGCCACACCGCCACTCCATGTACGTACGGAGGGACCACCAGAGGACACATGGCGCAGATGAGGGGCTGGTGGTTGGGCAAGGTATGCCCACCAGAGCCAGCAGCCTCCAGCTCCTGTCTCCACAGCTCCAGCACCGCACACTGCCTCACCACTCTGGGGGCTCCTCCAGAGAAGAAGACATGAGCAGG AGCGAACAGGCACCCACTGAGGTCAACCACAGCAGACCCCCAATAAGGGACTCCACAAGGGACAACACCGCATCTTTTCACACACAGCGGCAAAAAAGCGAG GTTGGCTTATATCATGACCAACAAACAGAAGATGGGGGTTCTTCCAAAGAGAACCGCAACATCTACAGTGAATCCATGCCTAGGAGGGTGGGCAGCTTCTACAGAG TCCCTTCTCCTCGGCCAGACAACTCTTTCCATGATAGCAGAGGTCAGAGCCGGGGCTCTGGGCTGACTGGGGAAGGCACCAGTTTGACAAACCACTCCAAACGTCAGCCAGCATTTGACCCCTG GACTGGCCCAGATACTGTAGTGTTAAACCCTTCTGAGCCATccaaagaaaaggagaaacaggGTTTCTTCAGAgcaataaagaagaagaagaaaaagtctCAGATG ATTCAGGTTCCTGATGGAAGGCCTCCTGTCATCAAGAAATGTCTTTTCCCTCTGTTTAGCCCAAAGAATAGCATAAAGCATAGTTCCTCTGTGAGATTCCTCCCTGTAGTGCCCTCTACCATG ATTCCTACTGAAGGTGTGGATACAGTCATTCAGAAGTCATCTAGATCTGTGGGACACCAGAGCAGCCGCCACAGGTCTCGTGACAAGAGCAGAGAGCGGGACCAAGACCGAGAGCGAGACCGGGACAAGGACTGGCCACCTGACAAGCTGTCTGATTCACACTCCCCA AGTCAACCACTGAAGTCGCTGCGCAAACTCCTGCACCTTTCATCCTCGTCCTCCAACCAGACTGCACCTTCTGATATGCGCTACCAGCCGCTACCTAATCCAGCCTCTGCGCAAGGTGGTTTCACAGAAAGCCGGGGTCACTCAGGGGTCAGCACACCCCAGCTGAAGAGCCGGCAGGCAGCATACCCGCTGCCTGGACAGCTGGAGTCTGGCTGGCACTCGTCCGCCCTGGGCCGCTCAGAGGGCAACCCGTACCCTGAGCAAATGAGCATCAAGGGGGGCCAGAATGGACATGGCTTCGGACGCCCTTCCAG AATGCAGTCATCCAAAAAACTCTCCTTTTTAACTGGAATCCCTTGTATGCATTAA
- the LOC113129433 gene encoding cyclin-dependent kinase-like 5 isoform X2: protein MKIPDIGDVMNKFEVLGIVGEGAYGVVLKCRHKDTNEIVAIKKFKDSEENEEVKETTLRELKMLRTLKQENIVELKEAFRRRGKLYLVFEYVEKNMLELLEELPNGVPSEKARSYIYQLIKAIHWCHKHDIVHRDIKPENLLISSDDVLKLCDFGFARNLSEGTDANYTEYVATRWYRSPELLLGAPYGKAVDMWSVGCILGELSDGQPLFPGESEIDQLFTIQKVLGPLPPEQMKLFYNNPRFHGLRFPAVNHPQTLERRYLGIISGGLLDLLKNLLLLNPTERFLTEQSLNHHAFQPLRLVERSGPPTPTPARSSKRKPHHGDNTTPSSHGGKSSGGHRSSSRECSSLPRHEDLHPSNDSFLNGNMSAAINLSPTLHPKNYQPQIFNHSTACSMDLASSNLPHLLSPSEAKSKGDFDMNLGSKMSDGPGAKYLKSNFRSQQNRHSFVEGKTNTLQSGEKHIRHSYMESHSSTPSSSKFSYLNLSKSYGTLSDAKSVGNLNDVHLYADEPTSRYFPSSCLDLTAPSSPAARRVDRLGPGTTGRGSMRSDRESNTLDSSYRRSSTRHKASEEAKSPDALEPGDSGVERSHTHSLSAPHDPLTYGQGYTSPFSSQQRPHRHSMYVRRDHQRTHGADEGLVVGQGMPTRASSLQLLSPQLQHRTLPHHSGGSSREEDMSRSEQAPTEVNHSRPPIRDSTRDNTASFHTQRQKSEVGLYHDQQTEDGGSSKENRNIYSESMPRRVGSFYRVPSPRPDNSFHDSRGQSRGSGLTGEGTSLTNHSKRQPAFDPWTGPDTVVLNPSEPSKEKEKQGFFRAIKKKKKKSQMIQVPDGRPPVIKKCLFPLFSPKNSIKHSSSVRFLPVVPSTMIPTEGVDTVIQKSSRSVGHQSSRHRSRDKSRERDQDRERDRDKDWPPDKLSDSHSPSQPLKSLRKLLHLSSSSSNQTAPSDMRYQPLPNPASAQGGFTESRGHSGVSTPQLKSRQAAYPLPGQLESGWHSSALGRSEGNPYPEQMSIKGGQNGHGFGRPSRMQSSKKLSFLTGIPCMH, encoded by the exons ATGAAGATCCCTGACATCGGTGATGTAATGAATAAATTTGAAGTCCTTGGGATTGTGGGTGAAG GTGCCTATGGTGTAGTTTTGAAGTGCAGACACAAG GATACAAATGAAATTGTGGCCATTAAGAAATTCAAGGACAGTGAAG AAAATGAGGAGGTTAAAGAAACAACGCTACGGGAGCTTAAGATGCTCCGCACTCTCAAGCAGGAGAATATTGTTGAGTTGAAAGAAGCCTTCCGCAGAAGAGGAAAGCTGTATCTTGTTTTTGAGTATGTGGAGAAG AACATGCTTGAGCTGCTTGAGGAGTTACCCAACGGTGTGCCATCTGAGAAAGCACGCAGCTACATCTACCAATTAATCAAAGCTATCCACTGGTGCCATAAACATGACATTGTTCACCGAG ACATAAAGCCAGAAAACCTTCTCATCAGCTCTGATGATGTCCTCAAGTTGTGTGACTTTG GCTTTGCACGTAATCTCTCTGAAGGGACTGATGCCAATTACACAGAGTATGTGGCCACTAGATGGTACCGCTCTCCAGAGCTCCTGCTCGG GGCTCCTTATGGGAAGGCAGTGGACATGTGGTCGGTGGGCTGCATATTAGGAGAGCTGAGTGACGGACAGCCTCTTTTTCCAGGAGAGAGTGAGATTGACCAGCTTTTCACCATCCAGAAAGTGTTGGGACCCTTGCCACCAGAACAGATGAAGTTGTTCTATAACAACCCTCGCTTTCATGGGCTGCGG TTCCCTGCTGTAAACCACCCCCAAACCTTGGAGCGAAGATACCTGGGAATTATCAGCGGAGGCCTGCTGGACCTGCTTAAG AACCTGCTATTGCTAAATCCGACAGAGCGCTTCCTCACAGAGCAGAGCCTGAACCACCACGCCTTCCAGCCCCTGCGGCTGGTGGAGCGATCAGGCCCACCCACACCTACACCTGCACGCTCCTCCAAGAGAAAACCTCACCATGGAGACAACACCACCCCTAGCAG CCATGGGGGAAAGAGCTCAGGAGGTCACCGCTCCAGCAGCAGAGAGTGCTCCAGTCTGCCTCGGCACGAAGACCTCCACCCCAGCAATGACAGCTTTCTCAACGGCAACATGTCTGCAGCAATCAACCTCAGCCCCACTCTCCATCCCAAGAACTACCAGCCACAGATCTTCAACCACTCCACCGCTTGCAGCATGGACCTGGCCAGCAGCAACCTGCCTCACCTGCTCAGCCCCAGTGAGGCCAAGAGCAAAGGTGACTTTGAcatgaacctgggatcaaagATGTCTGACGGTCCCGGAGCCAAGTACCTCAAATCCAATTTCCGATCACAGCAGAACCGCCACTCTTTTGTGGAGGGGAAGACTAACACACTTCAATCAGGGGAGAAACACATTCGACACAGCTACATGGAATCCCACAGCTCCACGCCCTCGTCCTCTAAGTTCTCCTACTTGAACTTATCCAAGAGCTATGGCACGCTTAGTGATGCCAAGTCAGTGGGCAACTTGAATGATGTGCATCTTTATGCTGATGAGCCTACTTCTCGCTATTTTCCCTCAAGCTGCCTCGACCTCACAGCCCCAAGCAGCCCAGCAGCACGACGAGTGGACAGACTGGGACCTGGCACAACTGGCAGGGGAAGTATGCGCTCGGACAGAGAGAGCAACACTCTGGACTCCTCCTACAGGCGGTCCTCCACCCGTCACAAGGCCTCAGAGGAGGCCAAGTCACCAGATGCTCTGGAACCTGGGGATAGTGGAGTAGAAAGGAGCCACACTCACTCTCTGTCAGCCCCACACGATCCTCTCACTTATGGTCAGGGATACACCAGCCCCTTCTCCTCCCAGCAGCGGCCACACCGCCACTCCATGTACGTACGGAGGGACCACCAGAGGACACATGGCGCAGATGAGGGGCTGGTGGTTGGGCAAGGTATGCCCACCAGAGCCAGCAGCCTCCAGCTCCTGTCTCCACAGCTCCAGCACCGCACACTGCCTCACCACTCTGGGGGCTCCTCCAGAGAAGAAGACATGAGCAGG AGCGAACAGGCACCCACTGAGGTCAACCACAGCAGACCCCCAATAAGGGACTCCACAAGGGACAACACCGCATCTTTTCACACACAGCGGCAAAAAAGCGAG GTTGGCTTATATCATGACCAACAAACAGAAGATGGGGGTTCTTCCAAAGAGAACCGCAACATCTACAGTGAATCCATGCCTAGGAGGGTGGGCAGCTTCTACAGAG TCCCTTCTCCTCGGCCAGACAACTCTTTCCATGATAGCAGAGGTCAGAGCCGGGGCTCTGGGCTGACTGGGGAAGGCACCAGTTTGACAAACCACTCCAAACGTCAGCCAGCATTTGACCCCTG GACTGGCCCAGATACTGTAGTGTTAAACCCTTCTGAGCCATccaaagaaaaggagaaacaggGTTTCTTCAGAgcaataaagaagaagaagaaaaagtctCAGATG ATTCAGGTTCCTGATGGAAGGCCTCCTGTCATCAAGAAATGTCTTTTCCCTCTGTTTAGCCCAAAGAATAGCATAAAGCATAGTTCCTCTGTGAGATTCCTCCCTGTAGTGCCCTCTACCATG ATTCCTACTGAAGGTGTGGATACAGTCATTCAGAAGTCATCTAGATCTGTGGGACACCAGAGCAGCCGCCACAGGTCTCGTGACAAGAGCAGAGAGCGGGACCAAGACCGAGAGCGAGACCGGGACAAGGACTGGCCACCTGACAAGCTGTCTGATTCACACTCCCCA AGTCAACCACTGAAGTCGCTGCGCAAACTCCTGCACCTTTCATCCTCGTCCTCCAACCAGACTGCACCTTCTGATATGCGCTACCAGCCGCTACCTAATCCAGCCTCTGCGCAAGGTGGTTTCACAGAAAGCCGGGGTCACTCAGGGGTCAGCACACCCCAGCTGAAGAGCCGGCAGGCAGCATACCCGCTGCCTGGACAGCTGGAGTCTGGCTGGCACTCGTCCGCCCTGGGCCGCTCAGAGGGCAACCCGTACCCTGAGCAAATGAGCATCAAGGGGGGCCAGAATGGACATGGCTTCGGACGCCCTTCCAG AATGCAGTCATCCAAAAAACTCTCCTTTTTAACTGGAATCCCTTGTATGCATTAA
- the LOC113129433 gene encoding cyclin-dependent kinase-like 5 isoform X4, with the protein MKIPDIGDVMNKFEVLGIVGEGAYGVVLKCRHKDTNEIVAIKKFKDSEENEEVKETTLRELKMLRTLKQENIVELKEAFRRRGKLYLVFEYVEKNMLELLEELPNGVPSEKARSYIYQLIKAIHWCHKHDIVHRDIKPENLLISSDDVLKLCDFGFARNLSEGTDANYTEYVATRWYRSPELLLGAPYGKAVDMWSVGCILGELSDGQPLFPGESEIDQLFTIQKVLGPLPPEQMKLFYNNPRFHGLRFPAVNHPQTLERRYLGIISGGLLDLLKNLLLLNPTERFLTEQSLNHHAFQPLRLVERSGPPTPTPARSSKRKPHHGDNTTPSRSHGGKSSGGHRSSSRECSSLPRHEDLHPSNDSFLNGNMSAAINLSPTLHPKNYQPQIFNHSTACSMDLASSNLPHLLSPSEAKSKGDFDMNLGSKMSDGPGAKYLKSNFRSQQNRHSFVEGKTNTLQSGEKHIRHSYMESHSSTPSSSKFSYLNLSKSYGTLSDAKSVGNLNDVHLYADEPTSRYFPSSCLDLTAPSSPAARRVDRLGPGTTGRGSMRSDRESNTLDSSYRRSSTRHKASEEAKSPDALEPGDSGVERSHTHSLSAPHDPLTYGQGYTSPFSSQQRPHRHSMYVRRDHQRTHGADEGLVVGQGMPTRASSLQLLSPQLQHRTLPHHSGGSSREEDMSRSEQAPTEVNHSRPPIRDSTRDNTASFHTQRQKSEVGLYHDQQTEDGGSSKENRNIYSESMPRRVGSFYRVPSPRPDNSFHDSRGQSRGSGLTGEGTSLTNHSKRQPAFDPWTGPDTVVLNPSEPSKEKEKQGFFRAIKKKKKKSQMIPTEGVDTVIQKSSRSVGHQSSRHRSRDKSRERDQDRERDRDKDWPPDKLSDSHSPSQPLKSLRKLLHLSSSSSNQTAPSDMRYQPLPNPASAQGGFTESRGHSGVSTPQLKSRQAAYPLPGQLESGWHSSALGRSEGNPYPEQMSIKGGQNGHGFGRPSRMQSSKKLSFLTGIPCMH; encoded by the exons ATGAAGATCCCTGACATCGGTGATGTAATGAATAAATTTGAAGTCCTTGGGATTGTGGGTGAAG GTGCCTATGGTGTAGTTTTGAAGTGCAGACACAAG GATACAAATGAAATTGTGGCCATTAAGAAATTCAAGGACAGTGAAG AAAATGAGGAGGTTAAAGAAACAACGCTACGGGAGCTTAAGATGCTCCGCACTCTCAAGCAGGAGAATATTGTTGAGTTGAAAGAAGCCTTCCGCAGAAGAGGAAAGCTGTATCTTGTTTTTGAGTATGTGGAGAAG AACATGCTTGAGCTGCTTGAGGAGTTACCCAACGGTGTGCCATCTGAGAAAGCACGCAGCTACATCTACCAATTAATCAAAGCTATCCACTGGTGCCATAAACATGACATTGTTCACCGAG ACATAAAGCCAGAAAACCTTCTCATCAGCTCTGATGATGTCCTCAAGTTGTGTGACTTTG GCTTTGCACGTAATCTCTCTGAAGGGACTGATGCCAATTACACAGAGTATGTGGCCACTAGATGGTACCGCTCTCCAGAGCTCCTGCTCGG GGCTCCTTATGGGAAGGCAGTGGACATGTGGTCGGTGGGCTGCATATTAGGAGAGCTGAGTGACGGACAGCCTCTTTTTCCAGGAGAGAGTGAGATTGACCAGCTTTTCACCATCCAGAAAGTGTTGGGACCCTTGCCACCAGAACAGATGAAGTTGTTCTATAACAACCCTCGCTTTCATGGGCTGCGG TTCCCTGCTGTAAACCACCCCCAAACCTTGGAGCGAAGATACCTGGGAATTATCAGCGGAGGCCTGCTGGACCTGCTTAAG AACCTGCTATTGCTAAATCCGACAGAGCGCTTCCTCACAGAGCAGAGCCTGAACCACCACGCCTTCCAGCCCCTGCGGCTGGTGGAGCGATCAGGCCCACCCACACCTACACCTGCACGCTCCTCCAAGAGAAAACCTCACCATGGAGACAACACCACCCCTAGCAG AAGCCATGGGGGAAAGAGCTCAGGAGGTCACCGCTCCAGCAGCAGAGAGTGCTCCAGTCTGCCTCGGCACGAAGACCTCCACCCCAGCAATGACAGCTTTCTCAACGGCAACATGTCTGCAGCAATCAACCTCAGCCCCACTCTCCATCCCAAGAACTACCAGCCACAGATCTTCAACCACTCCACCGCTTGCAGCATGGACCTGGCCAGCAGCAACCTGCCTCACCTGCTCAGCCCCAGTGAGGCCAAGAGCAAAGGTGACTTTGAcatgaacctgggatcaaagATGTCTGACGGTCCCGGAGCCAAGTACCTCAAATCCAATTTCCGATCACAGCAGAACCGCCACTCTTTTGTGGAGGGGAAGACTAACACACTTCAATCAGGGGAGAAACACATTCGACACAGCTACATGGAATCCCACAGCTCCACGCCCTCGTCCTCTAAGTTCTCCTACTTGAACTTATCCAAGAGCTATGGCACGCTTAGTGATGCCAAGTCAGTGGGCAACTTGAATGATGTGCATCTTTATGCTGATGAGCCTACTTCTCGCTATTTTCCCTCAAGCTGCCTCGACCTCACAGCCCCAAGCAGCCCAGCAGCACGACGAGTGGACAGACTGGGACCTGGCACAACTGGCAGGGGAAGTATGCGCTCGGACAGAGAGAGCAACACTCTGGACTCCTCCTACAGGCGGTCCTCCACCCGTCACAAGGCCTCAGAGGAGGCCAAGTCACCAGATGCTCTGGAACCTGGGGATAGTGGAGTAGAAAGGAGCCACACTCACTCTCTGTCAGCCCCACACGATCCTCTCACTTATGGTCAGGGATACACCAGCCCCTTCTCCTCCCAGCAGCGGCCACACCGCCACTCCATGTACGTACGGAGGGACCACCAGAGGACACATGGCGCAGATGAGGGGCTGGTGGTTGGGCAAGGTATGCCCACCAGAGCCAGCAGCCTCCAGCTCCTGTCTCCACAGCTCCAGCACCGCACACTGCCTCACCACTCTGGGGGCTCCTCCAGAGAAGAAGACATGAGCAGG AGCGAACAGGCACCCACTGAGGTCAACCACAGCAGACCCCCAATAAGGGACTCCACAAGGGACAACACCGCATCTTTTCACACACAGCGGCAAAAAAGCGAG GTTGGCTTATATCATGACCAACAAACAGAAGATGGGGGTTCTTCCAAAGAGAACCGCAACATCTACAGTGAATCCATGCCTAGGAGGGTGGGCAGCTTCTACAGAG TCCCTTCTCCTCGGCCAGACAACTCTTTCCATGATAGCAGAGGTCAGAGCCGGGGCTCTGGGCTGACTGGGGAAGGCACCAGTTTGACAAACCACTCCAAACGTCAGCCAGCATTTGACCCCTG GACTGGCCCAGATACTGTAGTGTTAAACCCTTCTGAGCCATccaaagaaaaggagaaacaggGTTTCTTCAGAgcaataaagaagaagaagaaaaagtctCAGATG ATTCCTACTGAAGGTGTGGATACAGTCATTCAGAAGTCATCTAGATCTGTGGGACACCAGAGCAGCCGCCACAGGTCTCGTGACAAGAGCAGAGAGCGGGACCAAGACCGAGAGCGAGACCGGGACAAGGACTGGCCACCTGACAAGCTGTCTGATTCACACTCCCCA AGTCAACCACTGAAGTCGCTGCGCAAACTCCTGCACCTTTCATCCTCGTCCTCCAACCAGACTGCACCTTCTGATATGCGCTACCAGCCGCTACCTAATCCAGCCTCTGCGCAAGGTGGTTTCACAGAAAGCCGGGGTCACTCAGGGGTCAGCACACCCCAGCTGAAGAGCCGGCAGGCAGCATACCCGCTGCCTGGACAGCTGGAGTCTGGCTGGCACTCGTCCGCCCTGGGCCGCTCAGAGGGCAACCCGTACCCTGAGCAAATGAGCATCAAGGGGGGCCAGAATGGACATGGCTTCGGACGCCCTTCCAG AATGCAGTCATCCAAAAAACTCTCCTTTTTAACTGGAATCCCTTGTATGCATTAA